A genomic region of Rhodococcus pyridinivorans contains the following coding sequences:
- a CDS encoding tyrosine-protein phosphatase has product MADALDETVTGGESFAIPSLANLRDIGGCPSSFSGVVRTGVVFRSTDLSRLTDTDLETLDALSIATVFDLRTLEEQQARPDRVPDGARHLGLDVLADREGGSIAAALPQLVSNPELVSQILGDGRATDYLRQSYRDFVTLPSAVASYRTLADTVAHGDVPGLVHCSAGKDRTGWAAASLLLFAGADQEAVFADYLRTNDELLPHFDDFFARFASLGGDPELITPLLGVRREYLEVAIEEALSRYGTIEQYFAAGLGLDDDTLQALRTRLVDPDVTA; this is encoded by the coding sequence ATGGCCGATGCACTGGACGAGACCGTGACCGGCGGCGAGTCCTTCGCGATTCCGTCGCTCGCCAACCTGAGGGACATCGGCGGTTGCCCGAGTTCGTTCAGCGGCGTGGTCCGCACCGGGGTGGTCTTCCGTTCCACCGACCTCAGCCGCCTGACCGACACCGACCTCGAGACCCTCGATGCCCTGAGTATTGCGACGGTCTTCGACCTGCGCACGCTCGAGGAGCAGCAGGCCCGTCCCGATCGCGTCCCCGACGGCGCCCGGCACCTCGGCCTCGACGTCCTCGCTGATCGTGAAGGCGGATCGATCGCGGCGGCGCTGCCGCAACTCGTGTCGAATCCGGAGTTGGTGTCGCAGATACTCGGGGACGGTCGCGCCACCGACTACCTACGTCAGAGCTACCGCGATTTCGTCACTCTTCCGAGCGCAGTGGCGTCGTACCGGACCCTGGCCGACACCGTCGCGCACGGCGACGTTCCGGGGCTCGTGCACTGCAGTGCCGGCAAGGACCGCACCGGGTGGGCGGCGGCGTCGCTGCTCCTGTTCGCCGGCGCCGACCAGGAAGCCGTCTTCGCCGACTACCTGCGCACGAACGACGAACTGCTCCCGCATTTCGACGACTTCTTCGCCCGGTTCGCATCGCTCGGCGGCGATCCGGAACTGATCACACCCCTGCTCGGTGTGCGTCGCGAGTACCTCGAGGTGGCGATCGAGGAGGCGCTGTCGCGCTACGGAACCATCGAGCAGTACTTCGCCGCCGGACTCGGTCTCGACGACGACACCCTGCAGGCACTGCGGACCCGGCTCGTCGATCCGGACGTGACCGCCTGA
- the amaB gene encoding L-piperidine-6-carboxylate dehydrogenase: protein MNATTDLADRAATALRQCGADAVPDSALPAGVTLAVTSPIDGSVLGHVPVHSATEVDATITAAARAFEQWRHVPAPVRGRVVRRLGELLVEHKRHLAELVTLEAGKIPSEAAGEVQEMIDVCEFAVGLSRQLYGRTMPSERPGHRLMEIWHPLGVVGVISAFNFPVAVWSWNTAIALVCGDPVVWKPSETTPLTALACDALLRRAAADVGAPGGLHHLLLGDHRVGEALVDDPRIALVSATGSTRMGRIVGPRVAARFGRCLLELGGNNAAIVAPSADQDLAVRGVVFAAAGTAGQRCTSLRRLIVHRSIADEFVERIAKAYSRLRVGNPLDEGVLVGPLISERSYEAMTAALDRAQTDGGTLVVGGERVEVTGGGVYVSPALVRMPAQTEVVREETFAPILYVLDYDDLDEAIALHNGVPQGLSSAIFTLDQREAELFLARSDCGIANVNIGTSGAEIGGAFGGEKHTGGGRESGSDAWKAYMRRATNTVNYSTELPLAQGVEFG from the coding sequence ATGAATGCGACCACCGATCTCGCCGACCGCGCGGCGACCGCGCTGAGGCAGTGCGGCGCCGACGCCGTGCCCGACAGCGCCCTGCCCGCCGGCGTGACACTCGCGGTGACCAGCCCGATCGACGGCAGCGTGCTCGGGCACGTACCCGTCCACTCGGCCACCGAGGTCGATGCGACGATCACCGCGGCGGCACGGGCCTTCGAGCAGTGGCGCCACGTCCCCGCCCCGGTGCGCGGCCGCGTGGTGCGACGGCTCGGCGAACTGCTCGTCGAGCACAAGCGGCATCTCGCCGAGCTCGTCACCCTGGAGGCGGGGAAGATCCCGTCGGAGGCCGCGGGCGAGGTGCAGGAGATGATCGACGTCTGTGAGTTCGCCGTCGGTCTGTCGCGACAGCTCTACGGGCGGACGATGCCGTCCGAGCGGCCCGGGCACCGGCTCATGGAGATCTGGCATCCGCTCGGCGTGGTGGGCGTGATCTCCGCGTTCAACTTTCCCGTGGCGGTGTGGTCGTGGAACACCGCGATCGCGCTGGTGTGCGGCGACCCGGTGGTGTGGAAACCGTCGGAGACCACCCCGCTCACCGCCCTCGCCTGCGACGCGCTGCTGCGCCGCGCCGCCGCCGACGTCGGCGCCCCCGGCGGTCTCCATCACCTGCTCCTCGGCGACCACAGGGTGGGTGAGGCGCTCGTCGACGATCCCCGTATCGCCCTGGTGAGTGCGACCGGCTCCACCCGGATGGGGCGGATCGTCGGGCCGCGGGTCGCGGCGAGGTTCGGTCGCTGCCTGCTCGAACTCGGCGGCAACAACGCGGCGATCGTCGCTCCGTCCGCCGATCAGGACCTCGCCGTCCGGGGCGTCGTGTTCGCCGCAGCCGGCACGGCGGGCCAGCGCTGCACCAGCCTGCGCCGGCTGATCGTGCACCGATCGATCGCCGACGAGTTCGTCGAGCGCATCGCGAAGGCGTACTCGCGTCTGCGGGTGGGGAATCCGCTGGACGAGGGTGTCCTCGTGGGTCCGCTCATCTCCGAACGGTCCTACGAGGCGATGACCGCGGCGCTCGACCGCGCGCAGACCGACGGGGGCACGCTCGTCGTCGGCGGCGAACGGGTGGAGGTCACCGGTGGTGGCGTGTACGTCTCCCCCGCACTGGTCCGGATGCCGGCGCAGACCGAGGTGGTGCGCGAGGAGACCTTCGCCCCGATCCTGTACGTCCTCGACTACGACGACCTCGACGAGGCGATCGCCTTGCACAACGGTGTACCACAGGGCCTGTCGTCGGCGATATTCACGCTCGACCAGCGCGAGGCCGAATTGTTCCTCGCCCGATCCGACTGCGGCATCGCGAATGTCAATATCGGCACCTCGGGGGCCGAGATCGGCGGCGCCTTCGGCGGGGAGAAGCACACCGGCGGCGGGCGCGAATCCGGATCGGATGCGTGGAAGGCGTACATGCGGCGGGCGACTAACACCGTCAACTACTCGACGGAGCTGCCGCTCGCCCAGGGTGTCGAATTCGGCTGA
- a CDS encoding DUF7218 family protein — MPNPSIKNEKMYEDLREDGASKEKAARISNAAANEGKSQVGKKGGKSGSYDDWTVDDLKKRAKELGMTGYSDMKKDELIDALRNH; from the coding sequence ATGCCGAATCCGTCGATCAAGAACGAGAAGATGTACGAGGACCTGCGCGAGGACGGTGCCTCCAAGGAGAAGGCGGCCCGGATCTCCAACGCGGCTGCGAACGAGGGTAAGTCGCAGGTCGGGAAGAAGGGTGGCAAGTCCGGCTCCTACGACGACTGGACGGTCGACGACCTGAAGAAGCGTGCGAAGGAACTGGGCATGACCGGTTACTCCGACATGAAGAAGGACGAACTGATCGACGCACTGCGCAACCACTAG
- a CDS encoding Lrp/AsnC family transcriptional regulator: MPESSRNDSSKESLDDIDRMLLRELVADGRATLAALAEKAGLSVSAVQSRVRRLEARSVIRGYSARVDPEALGLMLSAFVAITPLDPSQPDDAPARLRHISAIESCHSVAGDESYILLVRVESPRALERLLQEIRATANVATRSTVVLQTFYER; the protein is encoded by the coding sequence GTGCCCGAATCCTCGAGAAACGACTCGTCGAAGGAGTCGCTGGACGACATCGATCGGATGTTGCTGCGCGAACTGGTCGCCGACGGTCGCGCGACACTCGCGGCGCTCGCCGAGAAGGCAGGGCTGTCCGTCTCGGCCGTGCAGTCGCGGGTGCGCCGGCTCGAAGCGCGCAGCGTGATCCGCGGATACAGTGCGCGCGTCGATCCCGAAGCGCTCGGGCTGATGCTGTCGGCGTTCGTGGCGATCACCCCTCTCGATCCGTCGCAACCCGACGACGCGCCGGCCCGCCTCCGGCACATCTCCGCGATCGAATCGTGTCATTCGGTGGCAGGCGACGAAAGCTACATCCTCCTCGTGCGTGTCGAGTCTCCTCGCGCTCTCGAGCGGTTGCTGCAGGAGATCCGGGCGACCGCCAATGTCGCCACCCGCAGCACCGTCGTTCTGCAAACATTTTACGAACGATAG
- the lat gene encoding L-lysine 6-transaminase → MSTAFRNPDGAENLAPDRVHSILGRHMLADGFDLVLDLDRSRGVRLVDARDGTTWLDMFGFFASSTLGMNHPALTDPEAAHELAAVAANKPSNSDIYTVPMARFVETFVRVLGDPALPHLFFVDGGGLAVENALKVAFDWKSRLNESRGLPAHLGGSVLHLTEAFHGRTGYTLSLTNTDPVKTDRFPKFDWPRIDAPYLADGRDVAVAEEKALEQARRAFAERAHDIACFIAEPIQGEGGDHHFRPEFFRAIAQLCRENDALLIFDEVQTGAGTTGTAWAYQQLGVTPDIVAFGKKTQVCGIMAGERIDEVPDNVFAVSSRINSTWGGNLTDMVRARRILEVVEHDRLIDRARLSGAHLLSGLQQLAARRPVVTEPRGRGLMCAVDLPTPEIRDEVLRRLYRDEHVLVIGTGTRGIRFRPPLIVTTHELDEALDALDRVTSQYE, encoded by the coding sequence ATGAGCACTGCATTCCGAAACCCGGACGGTGCCGAGAATCTCGCCCCCGACCGGGTACACAGCATCCTCGGCCGGCACATGCTCGCCGACGGTTTCGACCTCGTCCTCGATCTCGACCGTTCCCGCGGAGTACGCCTCGTCGACGCCCGGGACGGAACCACGTGGCTCGACATGTTCGGGTTCTTCGCGTCGTCCACGCTCGGAATGAATCATCCTGCACTGACCGATCCGGAGGCAGCGCACGAACTCGCCGCCGTCGCGGCGAACAAGCCCAGCAACTCCGACATCTACACCGTGCCCATGGCACGCTTCGTCGAGACCTTCGTGCGCGTCCTCGGCGACCCGGCGCTCCCGCACCTGTTCTTCGTCGACGGCGGCGGGCTCGCCGTGGAGAACGCGCTCAAGGTCGCGTTCGACTGGAAGAGCCGTCTCAACGAATCCCGCGGTCTGCCCGCCCACCTGGGCGGATCGGTACTGCACCTGACCGAGGCCTTCCACGGCCGCACCGGATACACGCTGTCGCTGACCAACACCGATCCGGTCAAGACCGACCGGTTCCCCAAGTTCGACTGGCCGCGGATCGACGCGCCCTATCTCGCAGACGGACGCGACGTCGCCGTGGCCGAGGAGAAGGCCCTCGAGCAGGCCCGCCGAGCCTTCGCCGAACGCGCCCACGACATCGCGTGCTTCATCGCCGAACCGATCCAGGGCGAAGGCGGCGACCACCACTTCCGTCCCGAGTTCTTCCGGGCGATCGCGCAGTTGTGCCGCGAGAACGACGCTCTGCTGATCTTCGACGAGGTGCAGACCGGCGCCGGCACGACCGGCACCGCGTGGGCCTACCAGCAGCTCGGCGTCACCCCCGACATCGTCGCCTTCGGCAAGAAGACGCAGGTGTGCGGGATCATGGCCGGCGAACGCATCGACGAGGTGCCCGACAACGTGTTCGCCGTGAGTTCGCGGATCAACTCGACGTGGGGCGGCAACCTCACCGACATGGTGCGGGCCCGCCGCATCCTCGAGGTCGTCGAGCACGACCGGCTGATCGACCGTGCACGGTTGAGTGGGGCGCACCTGCTGTCGGGGTTGCAGCAGCTCGCCGCGCGACGACCGGTCGTCACCGAGCCGCGCGGACGCGGACTGATGTGCGCCGTCGACCTCCCGACTCCGGAGATCCGCGACGAGGTGCTGCGACGGCTGTACCGCGACGAGCACGTCCTCGTGATCGGGACGGGCACGCGCGGCATCCGCTTCCGGCCGCCGCTGATCGTCACCACCCACGAGCTCGACGAGGCCCTCGACGCGCTCGACAGGGTGACCTCGCAGTACGAATGA
- a CDS encoding FAD-binding oxidoreductase, producing the protein MYPGNLLDELRGQLPAGALIIDPDILAGYRQDRAQDPDAAVPLALVRATSTADVQATLRWADAHRVPVVPRGAGTSLSGGSGGLADGIVLSTEKMRAITVDTATRTAVVQPGLLNVEVKQAAAEHGLWYPPDPSSFEICTIGGNAATNAGGLCCVKYGVTTDYVLGLEVVLADGTAVRLGGPRVKDVAGLSLTKLFVGSEGTLGVITEVTLRLVPPPPPASTMVATFATVQAAADAVVAITAVLRPAMLEFMDRASIGAVEDMLRMGLDRTAEAMLIARSDAPGNAAAEEIEIMVRACREAGADDVFATDDPEEGEAFTVARRMAIPAVERTGSLLLEDVGVPIPALPELVSRIADLATRHDVTVAVIAHAGDGNTHPLIVYDPADEDMTARAQTVFGKIMDLAIELGGTITGEHGVGRLKKAWLPDQVGPDVMALTERIKAALDPNAILNPGVVI; encoded by the coding sequence GTGTATCCGGGGAACCTGCTCGACGAACTCCGCGGGCAGCTGCCCGCCGGCGCACTGATCATCGATCCCGACATCCTCGCCGGCTACCGGCAGGATCGGGCGCAGGACCCGGACGCCGCGGTTCCCCTCGCGCTCGTACGGGCCACATCCACCGCGGACGTGCAGGCGACACTGCGGTGGGCGGACGCCCACCGGGTGCCGGTAGTGCCCCGCGGTGCCGGCACGAGTCTGTCCGGCGGGTCCGGCGGGCTCGCCGACGGGATCGTGCTCAGCACCGAGAAGATGCGGGCGATCACCGTCGACACCGCGACCCGCACCGCCGTCGTCCAGCCCGGTCTGCTCAACGTCGAGGTGAAGCAGGCCGCGGCCGAACACGGACTCTGGTATCCACCCGATCCGTCGTCGTTCGAGATCTGCACGATCGGCGGCAACGCGGCCACCAATGCCGGTGGGCTGTGCTGCGTGAAGTACGGGGTGACGACCGACTACGTGCTCGGACTCGAGGTGGTCCTCGCCGACGGTACCGCGGTGCGGCTCGGCGGTCCGCGGGTCAAGGACGTCGCGGGCCTGTCGCTGACGAAGCTGTTCGTCGGCAGCGAGGGCACTCTCGGGGTCATCACCGAGGTGACCTTGCGCCTCGTCCCACCGCCGCCACCGGCGTCCACGATGGTCGCGACCTTCGCCACCGTGCAGGCCGCCGCCGACGCGGTCGTCGCGATCACCGCGGTCCTGCGACCGGCGATGCTCGAATTCATGGACAGGGCGTCGATCGGGGCGGTGGAGGACATGCTGCGCATGGGACTCGACCGCACCGCCGAGGCCATGCTCATCGCACGCTCCGACGCACCCGGCAACGCGGCCGCGGAGGAGATCGAGATCATGGTGCGGGCCTGCCGCGAGGCCGGCGCCGACGACGTCTTCGCGACCGACGACCCCGAGGAGGGTGAGGCGTTCACCGTCGCCCGCCGCATGGCGATCCCGGCCGTCGAGCGCACCGGCAGCCTGTTGCTCGAGGACGTCGGGGTGCCGATCCCCGCACTGCCGGAACTGGTGAGCAGAATCGCCGATCTCGCAACCCGACACGACGTCACCGTCGCCGTGATCGCCCACGCCGGGGACGGCAACACCCACCCGCTGATCGTCTACGACCCCGCCGACGAGGACATGACGGCGCGGGCGCAGACGGTCTTCGGGAAGATCATGGATCTCGCGATCGAACTCGGCGGCACCATCACCGGTGAACACGGTGTCGGCCGGCTCAAGAAGGCCTGGCTACCCGATCAGGTGGGACCGGACGTGATGGCGTTGACCGAGCGGATCAAAGCCGCGCTCGACCCGAACGCGATCCTGAATCCCGGCGTGGTGATCTGA
- a CDS encoding SAV_915 family protein, translating into MSQEQVADALPTVLPPYLYLPCAEAVPDPADATVDYRYLSDGRIALLAYTALDRLHSCCGAGQPWLVLPTHMLPRLREAQPWDSLLLDVPIPEAERRHPASGDAR; encoded by the coding sequence ATGTCGCAGGAACAGGTCGCGGACGCACTACCGACGGTGCTCCCGCCGTATCTCTATCTACCGTGCGCGGAAGCGGTCCCGGATCCGGCCGATGCCACCGTCGACTATCGGTATCTCAGCGACGGCCGCATCGCGCTGCTCGCCTACACGGCTCTCGACCGTCTCCACTCCTGTTGCGGCGCCGGGCAACCGTGGCTGGTGCTGCCCACGCACATGCTCCCGCGACTGCGGGAGGCACAGCCGTGGGATTCGCTGCTGCTCGACGTCCCGATACCCGAAGCGGAACGTCGGCACCCGGCCTCCGGAGACGCGAGATGA
- a CDS encoding ATP-dependent helicase, with protein MVTDILDRFSAPTRAWFAGAFESPTPAQLGAWDSISSGAHTLVVAPTGSGKTLSAFLWSLDRLSSTPADEHAAREHRTRVLYVSPLKALAVDVERNLRSPLVGITQTAKRLGLTPPDITVGVRSGDTSQADRRAMARTPPDILITTPESLFLMLTSSARENLVGVETVIVDEVHAVAGTKRGAHLALSLERLDQLLRAPAQRIGLSATVRPREEVGRFLAGSAPIRIVAPPSAKTWDLAVRVPVEDMTELGVSEPDEESFSPTPQAGSIWPHVEEQIVDLITEHRSTIVFANSRRLSERLTARLNEIQAERLGEQVDREGAPPSQLGSPTETTAGAAPVLARAHHGSVSKDQRALIEDDLKSGRLRCVVATSSLELGIDMGAVDLVIQVEAPPSVASGLQRVGRAGHQVGETSRGVLFPKHRTDLVHCAVTVERMVEGHIEALQVPANPLDVLAQQTVAATALEPVDVDDWFDTVRRSGSFATLSRGVYESVLDLLAGRYPSDEFAELRPRVVWDRTAGTLIGRPGAQRLAVTSGGTIPDRGLFTVYMVGEKNTRVGELDEEMVYESRVGDVFALGATSWRIEEITFDRVLVSPAYGRPGRLPFWHGDSQGRPAELGAALGAFLREMGHASPEDAETRCRKGGLDDYATGNLIRLLDEQRTATGHLPTDRTLVVERFRDELGDWRLVLHSPFGLRVHAPWALAVGARLLERYGIESHPTPSDDGIIVRLPDTDDAPPGSEIFVFDTEEIDDIVTEQVGGSALFASRFRECAARALLLPRRNPGKRAPLWQQRQRSAQLLDVARRFPDFPILLETVRECLQDVYDLPALRDLLGSIAQRKIRLVEVETPTASPFATSLLFSYVGEFLYEGDSPLAERRAAALSLDSTLLAELLGRVELRELLDADVITEAEHELQRLTPQRRARDAEGVADLLRLLGPLTEAELRERTTDDPTSWIEDLEAQRRALRVSYAGEHRWAAVEDASRLRDALGVPLPIGVPTVFVEPVPDPLGDLIARHARTHGPFTTAQSAARFGLGTAVVESVLGRLASEKRVTAGEFRPGASGSEWCDTEVLRRLRRRSLAAARQDVEPVSTTTLGRFLPDWHHLGTGPGTSALYGIDGVLTVVEQLAGVPVPASALEPLILAPRVRDYTPTMLDELTTTGEVLWSGAGSISGKDGWVALHPADLAPASLAPVDDIELGPVHRAILESLSGGGAYFFRQLVDAVTVLHTTASDTTVADALWELVWSGHIAGDTLAPLRALIGDTSRAKPAHRTPRRAPRARMYRARPTLPSRTGPPTVSGRWSMLPERETDATVRAHTTAELLLERYGVVTRGVVVGEGAPGGFATMYKVLSRFEETGRCRRGYFVDSLGGAQFSTPSVVDRLRSFSDSIEGRHSETAAVTLAACDPANPYGAALPWPKSSADDDAPRHRPGRKAGGLVVLVDGALVLFVERGGRTLLTFDDDPGRLRSACASLAASVKRGGVDKIVVEKVDGETIHGHEFAGYLAEAGFSATPRGYRLRF; from the coding sequence ATGGTGACCGACATCCTCGATCGTTTCTCCGCGCCGACCCGGGCGTGGTTCGCCGGGGCGTTCGAGTCCCCGACCCCGGCCCAGCTCGGCGCGTGGGATTCGATCTCCTCGGGAGCCCACACGCTCGTCGTCGCCCCCACCGGCTCGGGCAAGACCCTGTCGGCGTTCCTGTGGTCGCTCGACCGGCTCTCGTCCACCCCGGCCGACGAGCACGCCGCGCGCGAGCACCGCACCCGCGTGCTGTACGTCTCGCCGCTCAAGGCCCTCGCCGTCGACGTCGAGCGCAACCTGCGGTCTCCGCTCGTCGGCATCACCCAGACCGCGAAACGGCTCGGTCTGACGCCACCCGACATCACCGTCGGTGTGCGTTCCGGCGACACCTCCCAGGCCGATCGTCGCGCCATGGCGCGCACGCCACCGGACATCCTCATCACGACGCCCGAGTCGCTCTTCCTCATGCTCACCTCGTCCGCGCGGGAGAACCTCGTCGGTGTCGAGACGGTGATCGTCGACGAGGTCCACGCGGTGGCGGGGACGAAACGCGGGGCGCATCTCGCGCTGTCGCTCGAGCGTCTCGACCAGCTCCTGCGCGCGCCGGCCCAACGCATCGGGTTGTCGGCCACCGTGCGACCGCGCGAGGAGGTCGGCCGGTTCCTCGCCGGTTCCGCCCCCATCCGGATCGTCGCGCCGCCCTCGGCGAAGACGTGGGATCTCGCGGTGCGCGTACCGGTCGAGGACATGACCGAACTCGGGGTTTCCGAGCCCGACGAGGAATCGTTCTCACCCACACCGCAGGCCGGGTCGATCTGGCCGCACGTCGAGGAGCAGATCGTCGATCTCATCACCGAGCACCGGTCGACGATCGTGTTCGCCAATTCCCGGCGACTGTCCGAACGTCTCACCGCCCGGCTCAACGAGATCCAGGCCGAACGCCTCGGCGAGCAGGTGGACCGCGAGGGCGCACCGCCTTCGCAGCTCGGATCGCCCACCGAGACCACCGCCGGCGCTGCACCCGTGCTCGCTCGCGCCCACCACGGGTCGGTGAGCAAGGACCAGCGCGCTCTGATCGAGGACGATCTCAAGTCGGGCCGGTTGCGGTGCGTGGTGGCGACGTCGAGTCTCGAACTCGGCATCGACATGGGTGCGGTCGATCTCGTGATCCAGGTCGAGGCTCCGCCCTCGGTGGCCAGCGGTCTGCAGCGCGTCGGTCGCGCCGGGCACCAGGTGGGCGAGACCTCACGCGGCGTGCTGTTCCCCAAGCACCGCACCGATCTCGTGCACTGCGCGGTGACCGTCGAGCGGATGGTCGAGGGACACATCGAGGCGCTGCAGGTCCCGGCGAATCCACTGGACGTGCTCGCCCAGCAGACGGTCGCGGCCACGGCCCTCGAACCCGTCGACGTCGACGACTGGTTCGACACGGTGCGGCGCAGCGGATCGTTCGCGACGCTCTCCCGCGGCGTCTACGAATCCGTCCTCGACCTGCTCGCCGGCCGCTATCCGTCCGACGAGTTCGCCGAGCTCCGTCCCCGGGTGGTATGGGACCGCACGGCCGGCACCCTCATCGGCAGGCCCGGCGCCCAACGGCTCGCCGTCACCTCCGGCGGCACGATCCCCGACCGCGGCCTGTTCACCGTGTACATGGTCGGCGAGAAGAACACGCGGGTGGGCGAACTCGACGAGGAGATGGTCTACGAGTCGCGAGTGGGTGACGTCTTCGCGCTCGGTGCCACCAGCTGGCGGATCGAGGAGATCACCTTCGACCGGGTGCTGGTCTCCCCCGCCTACGGCCGGCCCGGCCGGTTGCCCTTCTGGCACGGCGACAGTCAGGGTCGACCCGCCGAACTCGGTGCCGCGCTCGGCGCATTCCTGCGCGAGATGGGCCACGCCTCGCCGGAGGACGCCGAGACCCGCTGCCGCAAAGGTGGTCTCGACGACTACGCCACCGGAAATCTCATCCGTCTGCTCGACGAGCAGCGCACCGCCACCGGTCACCTACCCACCGACCGAACACTCGTCGTCGAACGGTTCCGCGACGAACTCGGCGACTGGCGGCTGGTGCTGCACTCGCCGTTCGGGTTGCGAGTGCACGCACCGTGGGCGCTCGCGGTGGGCGCGCGGCTGCTCGAACGCTACGGCATCGAATCGCACCCCACCCCGTCCGACGACGGCATCATCGTCCGACTGCCCGACACCGACGACGCCCCGCCCGGCTCGGAGATCTTCGTCTTCGACACCGAGGAGATCGACGACATCGTCACCGAACAGGTCGGCGGCTCCGCGTTGTTCGCGTCCCGCTTCCGGGAGTGCGCGGCGCGGGCCCTGCTCCTGCCCCGCCGCAACCCGGGCAAGCGCGCCCCGCTGTGGCAGCAGCGCCAACGATCGGCGCAACTGCTCGACGTCGCTCGCCGCTTTCCCGACTTCCCGATCCTGCTCGAGACGGTGCGCGAGTGCCTGCAGGACGTCTACGACCTGCCTGCTCTGCGCGACCTGCTCGGCAGCATCGCCCAGCGCAAGATCCGGCTGGTGGAGGTCGAGACCCCCACGGCCTCACCGTTCGCGACGTCGCTGCTGTTCTCCTATGTGGGTGAGTTCCTGTACGAGGGCGACAGCCCGCTCGCCGAACGTCGGGCCGCGGCACTGTCGCTCGACTCGACGCTGCTCGCCGAACTTCTCGGCCGGGTCGAGCTGCGCGAACTGCTCGACGCCGACGTCATCACCGAGGCCGAGCACGAACTGCAACGCCTGACCCCGCAGCGACGCGCACGCGACGCCGAGGGCGTCGCCGATCTGCTGCGTCTGCTCGGTCCGCTCACCGAGGCCGAGCTGCGCGAGCGCACCACCGACGACCCGACGTCCTGGATCGAGGATCTCGAAGCGCAACGCCGCGCGTTGCGTGTCTCGTACGCGGGTGAGCACCGATGGGCGGCGGTCGAGGACGCCTCACGGCTGCGCGACGCGCTGGGCGTGCCCCTGCCGATCGGGGTCCCGACGGTGTTCGTCGAACCGGTCCCCGACCCGCTCGGCGATCTGATCGCCCGGCACGCCCGCACCCACGGCCCGTTCACCACCGCGCAGTCCGCCGCCCGGTTCGGACTGGGCACGGCGGTCGTCGAATCCGTCCTCGGCCGGCTCGCGTCCGAGAAGCGCGTCACGGCAGGCGAATTCCGCCCGGGTGCGAGCGGATCGGAATGGTGCGACACGGAGGTGCTCCGAAGGCTGCGGCGCCGGTCGCTCGCCGCCGCCCGGCAGGACGTCGAACCCGTCAGCACCACGACCCTCGGACGATTCCTGCCCGACTGGCACCACCTCGGCACCGGCCCGGGCACGAGTGCGCTCTACGGCATCGACGGTGTCCTCACCGTCGTCGAACAACTCGCCGGGGTACCGGTGCCCGCGAGCGCCCTCGAACCGCTGATCCTCGCTCCCCGCGTGCGCGACTACACCCCGACGATGCTCGACGAACTCACCACGACCGGTGAGGTCCTGTGGTCGGGTGCCGGGTCCATCTCCGGGAAGGACGGCTGGGTGGCACTGCATCCGGCCGATCTGGCCCCGGCGAGCCTCGCTCCGGTCGACGACATCGAGCTGGGGCCGGTGCACCGGGCGATCCTCGAGTCGCTCTCGGGCGGCGGCGCGTACTTCTTCCGGCAACTCGTCGACGCCGTCACCGTCCTCCACACCACGGCGAGCGACACGACGGTCGCCGACGCCCTGTGGGAGCTGGTGTGGAGCGGGCATATCGCGGGCGACACCCTCGCCCCGCTGCGCGCCCTGATCGGCGACACCTCCCGTGCCAAGCCCGCCCACCGCACCCCGCGCCGGGCGCCGCGCGCCCGGATGTACCGGGCCCGGCCCACGCTGCCGAGCCGCACCGGGCCACCGACCGTGAGCGGGCGCTGGTCGATGCTGCCCGAACGCGAGACCGACGCGACGGTCCGCGCACACACCACCGCCGAACTGCTGCTCGAGCGGTACGGCGTGGTCACCCGCGGTGTCGTCGTCGGCGAGGGTGCGCCCGGCGGATTCGCGACGATGTACAAGGTGCTCAGCCGGTTCGAGGAGACGGGCCGGTGCCGCCGCGGTTACTTCGTCGATTCGCTGGGCGGAGCGCAGTTCTCGACACCGTCGGTCGTCGACCGTCTCCGGTCGTTCTCGGATTCGATCGAGGGCCGGCACTCGGAGACCGCGGCCGTCACCCTCGCGGCGTGCGATCCGGCCAACCCGTACGGTGCGGCACTGCCGTGGCCGAAGTCGTCGGCCGACGACGACGCGCCGCGGCACCGGCCGGGCCGCAAGGCCGGTGGACTCGTGGTGCTCGTCGACGGGGCGCTCGTGCTGTTCGTCGAACGCGGCGGACGCACGCTGCTCACCTTCGACGACGATCCGGGCCGGTTGCGCAGCGCATGCGCGTCGCTCGCTGCGAGCGTCAAACGCGGTGGTGTCGACAAGATCGTCGTCGAGAAGGTCGACGGTGAGACGATCCATGGGCACGAGTTCGCCGGATATCTTGCCGAAGCGGGATTCTCGGCGACCCCGCGCGGCTACCGGCTGAGGTTCTGA